One stretch of Mycolicibacterium fallax DNA includes these proteins:
- a CDS encoding siderophore-interacting protein: MAARPLHSFEVVRTEQIAPHLVRVVLGGAGFDTFTPNAFTDGYVKLVFVSPAVDVEALPRPLTNDSFAVLPEHQRPSVRTYTVRRADPAARELTIDFVTHGDHGVAGPWALAAQPGDRLFVMGPSGAFAPDPEADWYLFAGDEAAIPAISVALEALPDDALGRVLIEVAGPDDVLELAAPAGVQIRWVFRGGRADLIDDERAGDNAPLIAAVREADWLPGQVQVFIHGEAQAVMMNLRPYIRKERGVPARWASSISGYWRRGRTEETFRQWKRELAAAEGGEPA, translated from the coding sequence ATGGCCGCCCGTCCACTGCACAGCTTTGAGGTCGTCCGCACCGAACAGATCGCGCCGCACCTGGTGCGGGTGGTCCTCGGCGGTGCCGGGTTCGACACCTTCACCCCCAACGCGTTCACCGACGGTTACGTCAAGCTGGTGTTCGTTTCGCCCGCCGTCGATGTCGAGGCGCTGCCCCGCCCGCTGACCAACGACAGCTTCGCCGTGCTGCCCGAGCACCAGCGGCCCAGCGTGCGCACCTACACCGTGCGCCGGGCCGACCCGGCCGCCCGCGAACTGACCATCGACTTCGTCACGCACGGCGACCACGGCGTCGCCGGGCCGTGGGCGCTGGCCGCGCAGCCCGGCGACCGGCTGTTCGTGATGGGCCCCAGCGGTGCGTTTGCCCCTGACCCGGAGGCCGACTGGTACCTGTTCGCCGGCGACGAGGCGGCCATCCCGGCCATCAGCGTCGCGCTGGAGGCGCTGCCCGACGACGCCCTCGGGCGGGTGCTCATCGAGGTCGCCGGCCCCGACGACGTGCTCGAGCTGGCCGCACCGGCCGGCGTGCAGATCCGCTGGGTGTTCCGGGGTGGCCGCGCCGACCTGATCGACGACGAACGCGCCGGCGACAACGCCCCGCTGATCGCCGCGGTCCGCGAGGCCGACTGGCTGCCCGGGCAGGTGCAGGTCTTCATCCACGGCGAGGCGCAGGCGGTGATGATGAACCTGCGGCCCTACATCCGCAAGGAGCGCGGCGTGCCCGCCCGCTGGGCGTCGTCGATCTCCGGCTACTGGCGGCGCGGCCGCACCGAGGAAACCTTCCGGCAGTGGAAACGCGAACTCGCCGCGGCCGAAGGCGGCGAACCGGCCTGA
- a CDS encoding tyrosine recombinase XerC, whose translation MTGVLEDFAEHLALERDRSAHTRRAYLGDVRALLEFLDRRVPGAGLDALSLPVLRAWLADQAAAGAARSTLARRTSAIKTFTAWAHRRGLLAGDPAVRLQLPKAHRTLPAVLRADQALQAMDAAKSGAEQGDPLALRDRLIVELLYATGIRVSELCGLDVDDVDTERRLLRVLGKGNKQRTVPFGEPAQDALDDWLRHGRPELAGPLSPPALLLGARGGRLDPRQARTVVHQTVAAVAGAPDIGPHGLRHSAATHLLEGGADLRMVQELLGHSTLATTQLYTHVTVARLRAVHDQAHPRA comes from the coding sequence CTGACCGGCGTCCTGGAGGACTTCGCCGAACACCTCGCGCTGGAGCGGGACCGGTCCGCGCACACCCGCCGCGCCTACCTGGGCGACGTCCGCGCGCTGCTGGAATTTCTGGACCGCCGGGTCCCCGGTGCCGGCCTGGATGCGCTGTCGCTGCCGGTGCTGCGGGCCTGGCTGGCCGACCAGGCCGCCGCCGGGGCGGCGCGCAGCACGCTGGCCCGGCGCACCTCGGCGATCAAGACGTTCACCGCCTGGGCGCACCGGCGCGGCCTGCTGGCGGGCGATCCCGCGGTCCGGCTGCAACTGCCCAAGGCGCATCGCACCCTGCCCGCCGTGCTGCGCGCCGACCAGGCGCTGCAGGCCATGGACGCGGCGAAATCCGGTGCCGAACAAGGTGATCCGCTGGCCCTGCGGGACCGGCTGATCGTCGAACTGCTGTACGCCACCGGCATCCGGGTCAGCGAACTGTGCGGACTCGACGTCGACGACGTCGACACCGAACGCCGGCTGCTGCGGGTGCTCGGCAAGGGCAACAAGCAGCGCACCGTGCCGTTCGGCGAACCCGCGCAGGACGCGCTGGATGACTGGCTGCGGCACGGCCGCCCGGAACTGGCCGGCCCGTTGTCCCCGCCGGCGCTGCTGCTCGGGGCCCGCGGCGGCCGGCTCGACCCGCGCCAGGCCCGCACCGTCGTGCACCAGACCGTCGCCGCCGTCGCCGGGGCGCCGGACATCGGCCCGCACGGACTGCGGCACAGCGCGGCCACCCACCTGCTGGAGGGCGGGGCGGACCTGCGGATGGTGCAGGAACTGCTCGGCCACAGCACCCTGGCGACCACCCAGCTCTACACCCACGTCACCGTCGCCCGGTTGCGTGCCGTGCACGACCAGGCCCACCCGCGGGCATGA
- a CDS encoding alpha/beta fold hydrolase, whose amino-acid sequence MTADRREIALPDVRVSYLSWTGPDPAGPVVVLLHGAGVDSAELSWGQIGPGLAAAGYRVIAPDHPGFGHSPAAPWSMTQDRLVGYVGDFVDALRLDRYAIGGLSLGGGMAIGHVLARPQRVERAMLLASYGLMPRLTDGPLSLPRQLLTWLAVRSGLLETATRALAGAGWTLDWSLAQIVRDPARRTPELAAAVRAATRSGRGMAEFAQWQRDQVRWNRQATDYTPALPGFARPALIIHGTADTGVPWRRAVAAADLIPAATALILPGAGHWVQRDRPTEVLAAMTDFLARS is encoded by the coding sequence ATGACGGCCGACCGGCGCGAGATCGCGCTGCCGGACGTCCGGGTCAGCTACCTGAGCTGGACCGGCCCGGACCCGGCCGGGCCGGTGGTGGTGCTGCTGCACGGCGCCGGGGTGGACAGTGCCGAATTGTCCTGGGGGCAGATCGGTCCCGGCCTGGCCGCGGCCGGATACCGGGTGATCGCCCCGGACCACCCCGGGTTCGGACACAGCCCGGCGGCCCCGTGGTCGATGACCCAGGACCGGTTGGTGGGCTACGTCGGGGATTTCGTCGACGCGCTGCGGTTGGATCGCTACGCGATCGGCGGGCTGTCGCTGGGCGGCGGGATGGCCATCGGGCACGTGCTGGCCCGGCCGCAGCGGGTCGAGCGCGCGATGCTGTTGGCCAGCTACGGCCTGATGCCCCGGCTGACCGACGGCCCGCTGTCGCTGCCGCGGCAGCTGCTGACCTGGCTCGCGGTGCGCTCCGGGCTGCTGGAAACCGCCACCCGGGCGCTGGCCGGCGCCGGGTGGACGCTGGACTGGAGCCTGGCGCAGATCGTCCGGGACCCGGCCCGGCGCACCCCGGAGCTGGCCGCCGCGGTCCGGGCGGCCACCAGATCCGGACGCGGCATGGCCGAGTTCGCCCAGTGGCAGCGCGACCAGGTCCGGTGGAACCGGCAGGCCACCGACTACACCCCGGCGTTGCCCGGATTCGCCCGGCCCGCGCTCATCATCCACGGCACCGCAGACACCGGCGTGCCGTGGCGGCGGGCGGTTGCCGCGGCCGATCTGATCCCGGCGGCGACCGCGCTGATCCTGCCCGGCGCCGGGCACTGGGTACAGCGCGACCGGCCCACCGAGGTACTCGCCGCGATGACCGACTTCCTGGCCCGTTCATGA
- a CDS encoding M23 family metallopeptidase — protein sequence MRMRAVLAGWLATLGVLGAVPVAPGAADGLRLTWPLRPAPAVTRGFDAPRPDWRRGHRGVDLAGRPGQPVYPAGPATVLFAGRLAGRAVVSLAHPGGLHTSYEPVVAAVRVGQAVDASTPLGVLAAGHPGCAAAACLHWGAMWGPSARADYLDPLGLLAGTPIRLKPLRS from the coding sequence ATGCGGATGCGCGCGGTGCTGGCCGGGTGGCTGGCGACGCTGGGGGTGCTCGGGGCGGTGCCCGTCGCCCCCGGCGCGGCCGACGGGCTGCGGCTGACCTGGCCGCTGCGCCCCGCCCCGGCCGTCACCCGGGGCTTTGACGCGCCTCGCCCGGACTGGCGGCGCGGCCACCGGGGGGTGGATCTGGCCGGGCGCCCGGGCCAGCCGGTGTACCCGGCCGGGCCGGCGACGGTGCTGTTCGCCGGCCGGCTGGCCGGGCGAGCGGTGGTGTCCCTGGCGCACCCCGGCGGGCTGCACACCAGCTACGAGCCGGTGGTTGCGGCGGTACGGGTCGGTCAGGCGGTGGACGCCTCGACCCCGCTCGGGGTGCTGGCCGCCGGGCATCCCGGGTGCGCGGCCGCGGCGTGCCTGCACTGGGGCGCGATGTGGGGTCCGTCGGCCCGGGCGGACTACCTCGACCCGCTCGGCCTGCTGGCCGGCACCCCGATCCGGCTCAAGCCGCTGCGGTCATGA
- the rpsB gene encoding 30S ribosomal protein S2: protein MAVVTMKQLLDSGAHFGHQTRRWNPKMKRFIFTDRNGIYIIDLQQTLTYIDKAYEFVKETVAHGGTVLFVGTKKQAQESIAEEATRVGMPYVNQRWLGGMLTNFSTVHKRLQRMKELEAMEQTGGFEGRTKKEILMLTREKNKLERSLGGIRDMAKVPSAVWVVDTNKEHLAVNEAIKLGIPVIAILDTNCDPDQVDYPIPANDDAIRSAALLTKVIASAVAEGLQARAGAGAADGKPEAGQEPLAEWEQELLAGAAAGGEAPAAETTTDAS, encoded by the coding sequence ATGGCTGTTGTAACCATGAAGCAGCTGCTGGACAGCGGCGCGCACTTCGGGCATCAGACCCGACGCTGGAACCCCAAGATGAAGCGGTTCATCTTCACCGACCGCAACGGCATCTACATCATCGATCTGCAGCAGACGCTGACCTACATCGACAAGGCCTACGAGTTCGTCAAGGAGACCGTCGCCCACGGCGGGACCGTGCTGTTCGTCGGCACCAAGAAGCAGGCCCAGGAGTCCATCGCCGAGGAAGCCACCCGCGTCGGCATGCCGTACGTCAACCAGCGCTGGCTGGGCGGCATGCTCACCAACTTCTCCACCGTGCACAAGCGCCTTCAGCGGATGAAGGAGCTGGAGGCGATGGAGCAGACCGGCGGCTTCGAGGGACGCACCAAGAAGGAAATCTTGATGCTGACCCGCGAGAAGAACAAGCTGGAGCGCAGCCTCGGCGGTATCCGCGACATGGCCAAGGTGCCGTCCGCGGTCTGGGTCGTCGACACCAACAAGGAGCACCTGGCCGTCAACGAGGCGATCAAGCTGGGCATCCCGGTCATCGCGATCCTGGACACCAACTGCGATCCGGACCAGGTCGACTACCCGATCCCGGCGAACGACGACGCCATCCGCTCGGCCGCGCTGCTGACCAAGGTGATCGCCTCCGCGGTCGCCGAGGGCCTGCAGGCCCGCGCCGGTGCCGGTGCCGCCGACGGCAAGCCCGAGGCCGGCCAGGAACCGCTGGCCGAGTGGGAGCAGGAGCTGCTCGCCGGCGCCGCCGCCGGTGGCGAGGCCCCGGCCGCCGAGACCACCACCGACGCCTCCTAG
- the tsf gene encoding translation elongation factor Ts, with protein sequence MANYTAADVKRLRELTGSGMMDCKNALAESDGDFDKAVEVLRIKGAKDVGKRAERATAEGLVAAKGGALIELNSETDFVAKNAEFQALADEIVDAALAAKANDVETLLAAKAGDRTVEEAIAALSAKIGEKLVLRRAAYFDGTVEPYLHKRAADLPPAVGVLVEYTGDGKDAAHAAALQIAALKARYLTREDVPADVVAGERRIAEETAKSEGKPEAALPKIIEGRVNGFFKDVVLLDQPSVSDSKKTVKSLLDEAGVTVTRFVRFEVGQS encoded by the coding sequence ATGGCTAACTACACCGCCGCCGACGTCAAGCGGCTCCGCGAGCTGACCGGCTCCGGGATGATGGACTGCAAGAACGCCCTGGCCGAGTCCGACGGCGACTTCGACAAGGCCGTCGAGGTGCTGCGGATCAAGGGCGCCAAGGACGTCGGCAAGCGCGCCGAGCGCGCCACCGCCGAGGGCCTGGTCGCCGCCAAGGGCGGCGCCCTGATCGAACTCAACTCCGAGACCGACTTCGTCGCCAAGAACGCCGAGTTCCAGGCGCTGGCCGACGAGATCGTCGACGCCGCGCTGGCCGCCAAGGCCAACGACGTCGAGACCCTGCTGGCCGCCAAGGCCGGCGACCGGACCGTCGAGGAGGCCATCGCGGCGCTCTCGGCCAAGATCGGCGAGAAGCTGGTCCTGCGCCGGGCGGCGTACTTCGACGGCACCGTCGAGCCCTACCTGCACAAGCGGGCCGCGGACCTGCCGCCGGCCGTGGGTGTGCTGGTCGAGTACACCGGTGACGGCAAGGACGCGGCGCACGCCGCGGCCCTGCAGATCGCCGCGCTCAAGGCCCGCTACCTCACCCGTGAGGACGTCCCGGCCGATGTCGTCGCGGGCGAGCGCCGGATCGCCGAGGAGACCGCCAAGAGCGAGGGCAAGCCGGAGGCGGCGCTGCCCAAGATCATCGAGGGCCGGGTCAACGGCTTCTTCAAGGACGTCGTGCTGCTGGACCAGCCGTCGGTGTCCGACAGCAAGAAGACCGTCAAGAGCCTGCTCGACGAGGCCGGCGTGACCGTCACCCGGTTCGTCCGCTTCGAGGTCGGCCAGTCCTAA
- a CDS encoding amidase gives MASVHAFGDDALSDLDAVGAVQALRRGAVSAAELAEAAIARTERVNPDLNGLALATFDRARAQAADPGAGHFAGVPSFIKDNTDVAGLPTMQGTDAWAPTPAPVHGDFARMFLGTGLNILGKTQMSEFGFSAACEHPRLGAVRNPWDPSRTAGASSSGSGALVAAGAVPIAHANDGGGSIRIPASCNGLVGLKPSRGRLPLEAAHAEMPIKIVANGVLSRSVRDTAAFYREAEIAWANPKLPPIGDITGPGRRRLRIAVTTRSIRRESAPEVCAATLRTAALLEELGHHVEQLDELPVPDNFVDDFVLYWSLLSMALVRSGRRRFGPSFDPARLDNLSRGLDRHAARNLHRLPLAIARLALTRRRTAALYHRFDVVLTPTLADQPPAVGHLDPMADYAQIIDRLIDWVAFTPLHNITGEPAISLPLARSAAGLPIGMMFGAPLGADASLLELAYQLEAAAPFARIQDG, from the coding sequence ATGGCATCGGTGCACGCATTCGGCGACGACGCGCTTTCTGACCTCGATGCGGTCGGCGCCGTGCAGGCGCTGCGCCGCGGCGCGGTGTCGGCGGCCGAACTCGCCGAGGCCGCCATCGCGCGGACCGAGCGGGTGAACCCCGACCTCAACGGGCTGGCCCTGGCCACCTTCGACCGGGCCCGCGCCCAGGCCGCCGATCCCGGCGCCGGCCACTTCGCCGGGGTGCCGTCGTTCATCAAGGACAACACCGACGTCGCCGGGCTGCCGACCATGCAGGGCACCGACGCCTGGGCGCCGACCCCGGCCCCGGTGCACGGCGACTTCGCCCGGATGTTCCTGGGCACCGGGCTGAACATTCTCGGCAAGACCCAGATGTCGGAGTTCGGGTTCAGCGCGGCGTGCGAGCATCCGCGGCTCGGTGCGGTGCGCAACCCGTGGGACCCGTCGCGCACCGCGGGGGCGTCCTCGTCGGGCTCGGGCGCCCTGGTGGCCGCCGGTGCGGTGCCGATCGCGCACGCCAACGACGGCGGCGGGTCGATCCGGATCCCGGCCTCCTGCAACGGCCTGGTCGGCCTCAAACCGTCCCGCGGCCGGCTGCCGCTGGAGGCGGCGCACGCCGAGATGCCGATCAAGATCGTCGCCAACGGGGTGCTCAGCCGCTCGGTGCGCGACACCGCGGCGTTCTACCGCGAGGCCGAAATCGCTTGGGCCAACCCGAAACTCCCGCCGATCGGGGACATCACCGGGCCGGGGCGGCGACGGCTGCGGATCGCGGTGACGACCCGCTCGATCCGCCGGGAAAGCGCCCCGGAGGTGTGCGCGGCGACGCTGCGCACCGCGGCGTTGCTGGAGGAGCTCGGCCACCACGTCGAGCAGCTCGACGAGCTGCCGGTGCCGGACAACTTCGTCGACGACTTCGTGCTGTACTGGTCGCTGCTGTCGATGGCGCTGGTGCGCAGCGGCCGGCGGCGGTTCGGGCCGAGTTTCGACCCGGCCCGGCTGGACAACCTGTCCCGCGGGCTGGACCGGCACGCCGCCCGCAACCTGCATCGGCTGCCGCTGGCCATCGCCCGGCTGGCGCTGACCCGGCGGCGCACCGCCGCGCTGTACCACCGGTTCGACGTGGTGCTCACCCCGACGCTGGCCGACCAGCCGCCCGCCGTCGGGCACCTCGATCCGATGGCCGACTACGCCCAGATCATCGACCGGCTGATCGACTGGGTGGCGTTCACCCCGCTGCACAACATCACCGGTGAGCCGGCGATCTCGCTGCCGCTGGCCCGCTCGGCGGCCGGGCTGCCGATCGGGATGATGTTCGGCGCCCCGCTGGGCGCCGACGCCAGCCTGCTGGAGCTGGCCTACCAGCTGGAGGCCGCCGCGCCGTTTGCTCGGATCCAGGACGGCTAG
- a CDS encoding peptide chain release factor 3, translating into MTDNAATAATEPAPTSGIAAQAARRRTFAVISHPDAGKSTLTEALALHARAITEAGAVHGKAGRRATVSDWMEMEKARGISITSTVLQFPYRDAVINLLDTPGHADFSEDTYRVLTAVDSAVMLIDAAKGLEPQTLKLFQVCKHRGIPIITVINKWDRPGRHALELIDEINTRIGLRPTPLTWPVGIAGDFHGVLDRRTGDFIRFTRTAGGATIAPEEHIAAADAHAAAGVDWDTAVEESELLSADGADYDREDYLAGRSSPLLFTSAALNFGVNQLLDVLVGLAPAPSGGRDADGNSRPCEAPFSAFVFKVQAGMDSAHRDRIAYARVYSGTFERGEVLTHAGTGKPFVTKYAQSVFGQQRGTLDTAWPGDVIGLANAAALRPGDTLYRDEPVQYPPIPSFSPEHFAVARGTDPSKHKQFRRGIEQLAQEGVVQVLRSDRRGDQAPVLAAVGPMQFEVAVHRMATELSAPITLEALPYQVARVVSAEDVDFVNQQFSAEVLTRTDGVRLALFSTPWRLQTFIRENPAVQLESLVAAEG; encoded by the coding sequence ATGACCGACAATGCCGCCACCGCCGCCACCGAACCCGCACCGACGAGCGGAATCGCCGCGCAGGCCGCCCGGCGTCGCACCTTCGCCGTGATCAGCCACCCCGACGCCGGCAAATCCACCCTGACCGAGGCGCTGGCGCTGCACGCCCGGGCCATCACCGAGGCGGGCGCGGTGCACGGCAAGGCCGGCCGGCGGGCCACCGTCTCGGACTGGATGGAGATGGAGAAGGCCCGCGGCATCTCGATCACCTCCACGGTGCTGCAGTTCCCGTACCGCGACGCGGTGATCAACCTGCTCGACACCCCCGGGCACGCGGACTTCTCCGAGGACACCTACCGGGTGCTGACCGCGGTGGATTCCGCGGTCATGCTGATCGACGCCGCCAAGGGCCTGGAACCGCAGACGCTCAAACTGTTCCAGGTCTGCAAGCACCGCGGCATCCCGATCATCACGGTGATCAACAAGTGGGACCGCCCGGGCCGGCACGCGCTGGAGTTGATCGACGAGATCAACACCCGGATCGGCCTGCGGCCGACGCCGCTGACCTGGCCGGTCGGCATCGCCGGCGACTTCCACGGGGTGCTGGACCGGCGCACCGGCGACTTCATCCGGTTCACCCGCACCGCGGGCGGGGCCACCATCGCGCCGGAGGAGCACATCGCCGCGGCCGACGCGCATGCCGCCGCCGGGGTGGACTGGGACACCGCGGTCGAGGAGTCCGAGTTGCTCAGCGCCGACGGCGCCGACTACGACCGGGAGGATTATCTGGCCGGCCGCTCCAGCCCGCTGCTGTTCACCTCCGCGGCGCTGAACTTCGGGGTCAACCAGCTGCTCGACGTGCTGGTCGGGCTGGCGCCCGCGCCGAGCGGCGGCCGCGACGCCGACGGCAACTCGCGGCCCTGCGAGGCGCCGTTCAGCGCGTTCGTCTTCAAGGTCCAGGCCGGGATGGATTCGGCGCACCGGGACCGGATCGCCTACGCGCGGGTGTACTCGGGCACCTTCGAGCGCGGCGAGGTGCTCACCCACGCGGGCACCGGCAAGCCGTTCGTCACCAAGTACGCCCAATCGGTGTTCGGCCAGCAGCGCGGCACCCTGGACACCGCCTGGCCCGGCGATGTGATCGGGCTGGCCAACGCCGCCGCGCTGCGCCCCGGGGACACCCTGTACCGCGACGAGCCGGTGCAGTACCCGCCGATCCCGAGCTTCTCCCCCGAGCATTTCGCGGTCGCCCGCGGCACCGACCCGAGCAAGCACAAGCAGTTCCGCCGCGGCATCGAGCAGCTCGCCCAGGAGGGCGTCGTGCAGGTGCTGCGCTCGGATCGTCGCGGCGATCAGGCGCCGGTGCTGGCCGCGGTCGGCCCGATGCAGTTCGAGGTCGCGGTGCACCGGATGGCCACCGAGCTGAGCGCGCCGATCACGCTGGAGGCGCTGCCCTATCAGGTCGCCCGGGTGGTGTCCGCCGAGGACGTCGACTTCGTCAACCAGCAGTTCTCCGCCGAGGTGCTGACCCGCACCGACGGTGTCCGGCTCGCGCTGTTCTCCACCCCGTGGCGACTGCAGACCTTCATCCGGGAGAACCCGGCGGTGCAGCTGGAGTCCCTGGTGGCCGCCGAGGGCTGA
- a CDS encoding glutathionylspermidine synthase family protein codes for MRREHHRPRPGWQQIVADQGLCFGSPARDATGAPRPYWDESVHYVFDMDEVLSLEASVEVLHSMCLQAVEQVVLTERYRDFGLPEWSWAHIEASWRRNDPYLYGRFDLRYDGRRPPVLLEYNADTPTSLLEAAILQWYWKTEVFPADDQWNSLHEKLVARWAELRDRLPGEETHFTWSAADASGEDNVTLAYISECAAEAGLHAVGLPIEQIGYDSLLGRFVDLEEAPIAALFKLYPWEWILDDEFGRRAVEQLPATLWIEPLWKALLSNKALLAVLWEMYPGHPNLLPAYVDDPHELTEYVRKPKLGREGANISIVGAGQQTQTGGVYGAEGYVYQLLDPLPEFDGMRPVLGAWMVGDESAGLGIRETATLITDDGAAFVPHRIPQ; via the coding sequence GTGCGCCGCGAACATCACCGGCCGCGGCCGGGCTGGCAGCAGATCGTCGCCGACCAGGGGCTGTGCTTCGGCAGCCCGGCGCGGGACGCGACCGGCGCGCCCCGGCCGTACTGGGACGAGTCGGTGCACTACGTGTTCGACATGGACGAGGTGCTCTCGCTGGAGGCCAGCGTCGAGGTGCTGCACTCGATGTGCCTGCAGGCCGTCGAGCAGGTGGTGCTGACCGAGCGCTACCGGGACTTCGGACTGCCCGAGTGGAGTTGGGCGCACATCGAGGCATCCTGGCGCCGAAACGACCCCTACCTGTACGGGCGCTTCGATCTGCGCTACGACGGGCGTCGCCCGCCGGTACTGCTGGAGTACAACGCCGACACCCCGACCTCGCTGCTGGAGGCCGCGATCCTGCAGTGGTACTGGAAGACCGAGGTGTTCCCCGCCGACGACCAGTGGAACTCGCTGCACGAGAAGCTGGTGGCCCGCTGGGCCGAGCTGCGCGACCGGCTGCCCGGCGAGGAAACCCACTTCACCTGGTCGGCGGCCGACGCCAGCGGCGAGGACAACGTCACGCTGGCCTACATCTCCGAGTGCGCCGCGGAGGCCGGCCTGCACGCGGTCGGGCTGCCGATCGAGCAGATCGGCTACGACAGCCTGCTGGGCCGGTTCGTCGACCTGGAAGAGGCACCGATCGCCGCGCTGTTCAAGCTGTACCCCTGGGAATGGATCCTCGACGACGAGTTCGGCCGCCGCGCCGTCGAACAGCTGCCCGCCACGCTGTGGATCGAGCCGCTGTGGAAGGCGCTGCTGTCGAACAAGGCGCTGCTGGCGGTGCTGTGGGAGATGTACCCGGGGCACCCGAACCTGCTGCCCGCCTACGTCGACGACCCGCACGAGCTGACCGAATACGTGCGCAAACCCAAGCTCGGCCGGGAGGGCGCCAACATCAGCATCGTCGGCGCCGGCCAGCAGACCCAGACCGGCGGGGTGTACGGCGCGGAGGGCTACGTCTACCAGCTGCTGGACCCGCTGCCCGAATTCGACGGCATGCGCCCGGTGCTGGGCGCCTGGATGGTCGGCGACGAATCCGCGGGCCTGGGCATCCGGGAGACCGCGACCCTGATCACCGACGACGGCGCCGCCTTCGTCCCGCATCGGATCCCGCAGTGA
- a CDS encoding DUF350 domain-containing protein yields MTVALGPDYWSTLGHGASAIVLYTIVGIALMVLGFFVIDWTTPGPLRRLVQAGRPNAAAVTAAGMGSMALIVVLAIYASTGDLAGGLVNTLVFGLLGIVAQAVLVRLVEAVTGIDLGTMLAAERFTPEVLVVVAAYLGVALIVAAAIL; encoded by the coding sequence ATGACCGTTGCCCTCGGCCCGGACTACTGGTCGACGCTCGGCCACGGCGCCTCGGCGATCGTGCTCTACACGATCGTCGGGATCGCCCTGATGGTGCTCGGGTTCTTCGTCATCGACTGGACCACCCCCGGCCCGCTGCGCCGCCTGGTGCAGGCCGGCCGGCCCAACGCCGCGGCGGTGACCGCCGCCGGGATGGGCTCGATGGCGCTGATCGTCGTGCTGGCGATCTACGCCTCCACCGGGGACCTGGCCGGCGGCCTGGTCAACACCCTGGTGTTCGGTTTGCTCGGGATCGTCGCGCAGGCGGTGCTGGTGCGGCTGGTGGAGGCCGTCACCGGCATCGACCTCGGCACCATGCTGGCCGCCGAGCGGTTCACCCCCGAGGTGCTGGTGGTGGTCGCGGCGTATCTGGGTGTGGCGCTGATCGTGGCGGCCGCGATCCTGTAG
- the pyrH gene encoding UMP kinase: MGEPASNGETEIRPRYSRVLLKLGGEMFGGGAVGLDPDVVAQVARQIAEVVRSGVQVAVVIGGGNFFRGAQLQQRGMERTRSDYMGMLGTVMNSLALQDFLQKEGIDTRVQTAITMGQVAEPYLPLRAARHLEKGRVVIFGAGMGLPYFSTDTTAAQRALEIGAEVVLMAKAVDGVFTDDPRSNPDARMLPSISHREVLDRGLKVADATAFSLCMDNGMPILVFNLLTDGNIARAVAGEKIGTLVSSATAETAN, translated from the coding sequence ATGGGAGAGCCCGCCAGCAACGGCGAGACGGAGATTCGGCCCAGGTACTCCCGGGTGCTGCTGAAGCTCGGCGGCGAGATGTTCGGCGGCGGCGCGGTCGGCCTGGACCCGGACGTGGTGGCGCAGGTGGCCCGGCAGATCGCCGAGGTGGTGCGCAGCGGCGTGCAGGTCGCCGTCGTCATCGGCGGCGGCAACTTCTTCCGCGGCGCGCAGTTGCAGCAGCGCGGCATGGAACGCACCCGCAGCGACTACATGGGCATGCTCGGCACCGTGATGAACAGCCTGGCCCTGCAGGACTTCCTGCAGAAGGAGGGCATCGACACCCGGGTGCAGACCGCCATCACCATGGGGCAGGTCGCCGAGCCCTACCTGCCGCTGCGGGCCGCCCGGCACCTGGAGAAGGGCCGGGTGGTGATCTTCGGCGCCGGCATGGGCCTGCCGTACTTCTCCACCGACACCACCGCCGCGCAGCGCGCCCTGGAGATCGGTGCCGAGGTGGTGCTGATGGCCAAGGCGGTCGACGGGGTCTTCACCGACGATCCGCGCAGCAACCCCGACGCGCGGATGCTGCCCTCGATCAGCCACCGCGAGGTGCTCGACCGCGGCCTGAAGGTGGCGGATGCCACCGCGTTCAGCCTGTGCATGGACAATGGCATGCCGATCCTGGTCTTCAACCTGCTCACCGATGGCAATATCGCCCGGGCCGTCGCGGGTGAGAAGATCGGAACACTGGTCAGCAGCGCAACCGCCGAGACCGCGAATTAG